In Dermacentor variabilis isolate Ectoservices chromosome 1, ASM5094787v1, whole genome shotgun sequence, the genomic stretch AAATGTAACATGCACTAGAACAGTGTGCTCAGAACAAAGAGGTTATCTTGGCCATATCAAACCAGACTGGTATATAAAGTGCACTGCACTATTCTCTCAAGACAATTTATCAGGCAGTGATCAGCCACCAAAACAAAAGATACCCTGTTTCTTAGATGCAGAATGCTGCAGTAGACACACCAGCACCCGACAAGAGAATGCTATAGGCTAGTAATGACAGTGTGTATAAGATACCACATACACAACAAAGAACATTGAAATACAAAATACCCGTACACATACATATTCTTCCAGCTATGATAAAGTGAGCTTTTATATTTAACATGTTCACTGTGGTGTGGATCACAGCAGTTATTCACACTGTGTGCCTTTGCAGGACTTTCCAGCACTGTGCAAGCGATATCTTTGCTataaatcaacaaaaagaaagaaattattgtTTCCAGTCTGACgcattgtggcgccatctgtctGCACCTTGGCAAAGTTCCCAAGAAGCACAGCCTCTTGTTGACTCACTAGTGGGTCACGACGCATCATAGAAATATGACAAGAGACCCAGCAGTGGGTCCTCCGCACAggaatcaaaacttcaaaaagtGCTGCCGCAGTGAatatgttaaagaaagaaaagtttaaCGAGTTTAACTTGCAGAAATGTTTTTGATCACCACACCTTTCCCACTCCAAGTAGCACAGCCTACCTTCATATTTGTTCTTGCCAGCTTAAATTTACAAGCACCAACACCCCAGACACAAGCAGTTAAGTTGCTGCTGATTGTGGCAGTGAATGATCATGTAAGCACTTATGCTCACAAGGGAAGTCAGTCCATAATGTTTTAAATATATTAATACAAACTAGAGAGGCATTATGGGACAGACATACGGTGCCATGAATGTCCTTTAATTCCTGCCTAGGTAATGCTATATTCTAAATCAAGCCATACTGAAGTATTCTGCAGCATGTGCGCGCTGTTCGAACATGTGTGCTCTGCAGTGTGTGCAGTACCCATGAGATGTTGGTGAAGTGCAGATAAATTTAAATGGTATGCCAGGATAGTAGATCTTGCTTTCCTCCAGCATGCGGCACGATTTCATTTATTGCATCAAGACACTTTCCGAGTAAAGGTACCTAGGCATACTTTATCCGTGGGCATTTCTTTGGAGGTCCAAGTGAAAGCAGGCATTTTAAATTGCCAAGTTTATCATGAGTTTGCTAACTAAACTTTTGCAATTACACAACCTACAAGCCTCCATGCCTAAGACCACTCATTTTTCTGCACTCCTAATACTATATTCACAGCAGGCACGTGTGGGTGAAAACTGAACTTAGAAGCAGCTTCATCCCTTTATTTAGCAACTAAAGAACAAACTGAGCCTTTTCACACTAGGAAGCATGACCCTCCATCCCGAGGCATCTTCCATGATCGCATATAAATGGCTGCTCTAGATTACCTTGTTCACTGCAATTTTAGTAAATTCATTGCCTTACTGTAGAACTAGTGCACATTCGCTCTCACTTGAGTGTTTCGACACGAATAATATGTCTGGTGGAAATAATACATTgctcccgttttttttttaaatttgcatGGTCCTATTCTTCTGCCCAGTGTAACCATAAATAAACTAATTTTTCAGCCTCTTCCCTTTTATGCAAGTGACTTGACTCTTAATTGCCCACTTTGATGCTGCTGCATACATTTATGTGCATAAAAGCTAATCTTTCAATATGCACATATTCTTACCAACAAAAAGTGCAATGGAGAGTCCAATGGCTGACCAGAGTGAATATCGGCCGCCAACCCACTGAAACAGTAAAAAAATGTGTTGAATTTCAACACAAGGACAACAATATATGCACACTAGTACTTACATCCCAGAACTCAAACATATTCTTCTCATCAATACCAAAGTCCTTAACTTTTGGAGCGTTCGTTGAAAGTGCCACAAAGTGTTTTGCCACATCAGCTGGCTGAAATGACAATTGTGCAAATTAAAAACTACCTGCAATGTAAGGCAACGTTCAAACAGTTCATACAAACATAGCTATGAGATTATATGCTTTCTTACGTTCTTGGTATGATTCATCAGCCATTCCTTTGCAGATTGTGCATTCGTAATAGTTTCTTGGGTGGTAAATGTCTAAAAAGTAAAAAAGAGCATTACTCCTTTATTAGTAGTTTCACGATAAATAAAGGATGCAGGCCCTACAACACTTGCCTTTGATGCAATGATGAATAGAGTTGTCTCTGCACTTAAGTTTTTCAGTGTCTTTGCAAGGTGAGTGCCATCAATGTTGGAGACAAAATGAACATTTGGGCCACACTGGTAGGGCTGTAATGCCTCGGTCACCATGAGAGGGCCCTGTAAAAATTTTCAATATGAGTGAAACTCAGCTGATGCGACCCATCATCGGATCACTATGAACAAAGTTGATATCTTTGAAATGCAGCACAAGATTATTATGCAAGTTCACGTATCATGAAGAAAAACATGCCAAAATTAGAAGCATAACTTAATTTCATGGCTGCACAACTACCAGAAAGACTTACTAGGTCAGAGCCGCCAATGCCAATATTCACAACATCAGTGATGGATTTCCCCGAGTAGCCCTTCCATTCACCTTTACGGACAGAGTCTGAGAATTCTCGCATGTGCTTTAACACAGCATTGACGCTAGGCATCACCTGTAACAAAATTCCAATGTTTAGATGAGGTGAAGGACATAAATACTTATACTACCACTTACTGTATCAAAAATAATCCTGGCTGTGACTTCACATCACTAGGACATCTTATTCACAAAACCATGCAATACTATGCATTATCACACACTTGTTGTCTCAGGTAAGACGGAGCAAGTTTTAAATGAAAGTGAAGCGCCTTCTGGGTGAATGAAACCACCTGTATGTTAGCAACTTCATAAGAGAACCCTCCAGTATTGTTTTTTCTCATTAATTAGTAGCAATGAATTAGCTGTATTCTATTTTACACATGTTAATACGAGATTTCTAGAGCAAGTCTTAAACATTACATTCAATTGTTTCCAACATGCTACTTTTTGTGAAACTCCTCCTAACACATATAAATGAAAGCAACTGTGGCATGCAAGCAGCAGGCCAGGCCATGCTAGCTTTAACAGTTTCCCAAGCTTTCTTTgaagcacagaaaaagaaaagtgacacaaatacagtagaatctcgataaTTAGAACTCAAAGGGGCCCAAAAACTTGAGGGAGGGAGGGAGTTGAGGGAGGGCGAGGGGAGCGTAGTTGCGAGGAAGGGCGAGAGGTAAGTGGATTTGCGTTCCCGCCCGCTTGCTGGATGGCACTCAGTTACCTCAGCTACCTAGGATGCCTCGATCCtacagccatagagtttcatacaataccTACAGCCACCGAAGtggcagagttgccgaggccggaCTGGGCCTCCGCTGCTGCTTCCCTCTGCATGCTCGTGTGTTTTTTTAAGGCgaaggctcatggtgaagtttgagTCAACAGACCTGAGcggccggagtgtccgccgaagcatTATCACGCCATATGAGGTCAGATTAAGAATGAAAAATggttgatagtgacagttagtgaatgataacattataatagagattggtagaggttaataatgattAGTAATGACTTACGACTtgtaatgactccgaaatgaccaatatatcTAACGACAGCCTGTAAtgaccaacttgcccaatttgcAATCTTAAGTTTGATTTCTTGTCCAAGGGGCTCTTCTATGTAACAATGTTTCTCCTACTAATCCTGCCATGTTGTCATTCATGATAGCTTCACCCATCTGCAAGGCAAGAGTGCCATCGTGGTATGCTAGGCTGTCGCTTTGTTCTCCGAACTTGCAATCACTCCATGGATGATCTCCCAGGGCACTCCCAGAGGATTTGTTGTATTCTTTGTGCTGAAGCCTGGCAGCAAGTAAGGTTTTTAAATACTGACAAAGTAGCTTGGACCACGCTCGAGGGAAGACTTGAGGTTTTGGCTGAAGACTTCTATGCAGGCGAATGAAGCATCGTGGATTATCAGACTTACTCTTCTTCAGTAGAAAAACACTGCAGTCAAGCCACAGGAACCATCAGTGCTTGGTGGGCAACTAGTGCCAGAATATGCGCTGGACGTTCTGTCAGAGGGCCCAAAGTACTGCGCTGAGCCTTTTCTCAATGAGGAGAGAGGAGCACTGGTAGGGAAAGTGTGCTGACCAACAACATAGGACGATTGTTCTAGGTGCATGCCTGAGCGCATCGACACTCTGTCCAAGGAGTGCAAGACACAGTGTGGTTGCGTGAAGCTGGAACCAGTAGTGGGTTACCTCTGTGAAAGCAATTCCAGGGTGCTGATCTCAGACAGGGAAGGCTTCTTTGCTGTTATGCCAAGGAGCATTTACATGGATAAAGCTGTCCAGGATTCACAACCAAGCCATCTATGCTGCATGACATGAGTGAAGATCGCATTGCTGATCAACTGAAGAATGAAGGCGACAAGGTGCTGAACATTACCTTCAAAGAAAAAACATGAGGTCCTTTTCAAAGTGTTTTTGGAGCACAGGATTTGGCCAAGTGTCATTTCTAGCTCACTTCTGACACATCTTAATAGGCTAAGAGAGGATGACCCTTTGAAGTGTCCAGCTCTGTGGATGTAGTGGAATTTATCAATAACTCCAATCCAGTAGGGTGTGCTGTGTTTCGCTTAGATGTTGTTGCCATGTTTTATCCTTTGCTGTAAAACTGTCTAGTACATTTTGTTGAAGAGTGCATATATGCAAGGGTAATGGAGAAGGATAATTTTTCCAAAAAAAGTGTCTGCTGTTAGTTTCGTCAACGCTACTGAGCTTTTATTTTAAGTCAGCATTTGTTGAATGGCAATGGAAGCAGCAAAAGAACAGCGCATGTCCTGTTTTCTTTCGCTTGTCTGtcttaagatgaagctttagaTCGGGGACTCCTATATAAATACACGGGAACAGAAAAATCGCTTTTCTTGGCAGCCGCTGCATGAtatttgattaggtttgttgcgtttaaaagaaaaagttaaaatctagtgactgttgaaagcagATGCTTTATTTAGGCCACCCATTTTTATAAAAATTATTGAAAATGACAAAATTTTCAATAAGAACGAAACTATAGAGCTTAGAACGAACCcaacaatgaaaaacgatattaGAATTCTCTAAACTGCACCTAGTTCTACGTCTAAACCGGACTAAAGTATCGCACACCATTCAGAAATATACTACATTTGTGAGTAAGACTTTTGCAAAGCCCATgaaaacattgcaacaatttcagATACTGTAAActcatatatcaaatttgtccactctagatgctctaatggatgcagtttactgAACTGCAATAGCTGTTTTTGTTGCAGAGTTATGGATTGGTAAACTTTGCGCGACTATATTTTTAACACTTACCAATTATCAGCAATTTTTAAACTTCTAGACCCCAATCAGAGCTGTGCTTCGAACAGTCGCTAGAACgaactttctcaaatgcaagaattttcattcaaatcggtcaaGAGGctgtctcataaaagcatttctgcattttaaatGTACAGTGGTATTTCGACaaacggaaatcgcttaaacAGGACTGCCGCTTAAACGGAACACCACCCTCATGGTTGGTTAGTTTTGCATTCATGCAATGCTCTCTGCAATGTCTATCAGTAAATCGAACTACTGATAAACGGAAcacaatttccctggtcccttgaggttccattTAAGAAATGTCCACTGTATTTGAATATGCAGCATCGGAGTTAaccccgagctaaagattccccTTAAGTGGTGCTGTTGAAAATGTATTGTTACCAATTGGCCTGATTTGCAATCCTAATAAGTTTGATTACTCAATAATTAACACAAAACCTACTGAAGGCTTCCTCAGGAGGTTGCAAGCAACACACAGTTGGCTTTCACTACACaaacgtcacttttttttttttttttttttttttacgtgctgcACGTATGATGGAACACCCAGTATCATTGAACAGGTACAGCAGCAACGAGTAAAGAATAATCAAAACCAGGCATTTCTTTAATGACTGAAGCAGAGAGAGATGTAGAATTCCCAAATCTGCAGAGCTCTACTTATTACCCCCAAGTGCGCTACTCAACATACAGTAAATGCACATTAATCTCATAGGAGCCACATATATTGAAGAAATGCAATTTTAACTAAATGAGCTCTCCAGAAATCCAGATGGTTGAGGCGGTTTCTGCAAAGGAAGCCCTAAAGGAAGTCCCAGTTTGCGAAATAAAGTCGGGACTGCCGTCTGGCTGAGACAGTCACTACCCAGCTAAGATGATGGTAGAGGGCAGCGTGAGGCCAAATTATTTGGCAGCCTGTATACATGAGGTGGAAataatgttttaacaaaatgcatTGTTCCTGTCAAGCAGTCTGTCACCGGACTCATGGAGGGGTAATAATATTTTGCAAAATAAATCAGTTTTCTTAAGAATTGGGTGAATGTTTACTCTCCATTAAAACACCAACACTGCTAAGAAATTTATCTTAAGGCAGTATGCATCCTGCTATACATGCACTACAAACTAAATGAACAATGTCTCAGGAATTACCAAGTGCGTCATTGACACAAATACAGAGTGTAATTTCCCATTTCAACCTGTGACCATTTCCTCAGAAGCACAATGCCATGGCGAACTACAGCGAGTTTTGCATGTTTTACATCGCAGTCGAACAATTTTAGAGCAGGCTGCACTTTACAATAGCACTAATCGAACTCAACACACCATATAGTCAGAACTGCAGTACAGAATGCACGACTACTTACATCCTTTCCATCTACAAGGATGGGAGTATTGCTGCGGTTTCGCAATGCAATGTGAAGCACTGCCCTCCCTTCAGTGAAGTTGATCTTTTCCCCACGAAACATTGCATCACGGGCCAATGCGACCTTACGTGACTTGACGAGGTCGAACAGTTTCGCCAAAACTTCTTCACTAATGATGTTCTTGGAGTAGTCAAACAAGATGACGCCAGAGTCAGGTGTATTTAATTTAATGCtgcaacaaaagcaaaacaaatggAAATTACACGCTAACAAAACAATGCATCACGCGATAAATTGCTCGAGCCGTTGCAAGTACGCTTGTAGGCAATGATTTACTCACTAGAAAacccgaaaaaaagaagaaaaagaaaagcaggagaaTGCATTTAACCTGGAATTAGCCGTGCGGACTGCTTATCGGTTTGTGAAAGCAGTAGATTGCGCGGTAACCCGCGCGGAAATTTTGCGCGGTTACCGTACTTCCCCAGCTGAAACCAGAACCATTAATCAAGTGCGCTACTGAAAATGCtggcaataaaacatgttttacCAGGaagaataaagtaaaaaaatgaaCGGTACGTTATACCTTCTAATTGTATTCCTTGCAATTAAACCAAGTATTGCTAATCGTAAAGCAAGATAGCACGTACATTTGCTTCAATACACGAGCCGTAGGAAGGTGTGTGTCGGGACGATACACTGGTAAATAGCAGAAGGGGAAAAGGTGGCCCGTGAAAGGCTACAAAAGGTGGCCGTGACAAGCAATTATCTCGGGCGAGTTCGATTCCTTCCGTCAAGCAAGTTGCAGGAAAGCGCCGAACACACAGGAAATCCCAAGGTCAGTGAAGGACATGATGAATGGGGGTCTCAACCAGTTAGCATCAAAGTTATAACATAGACAGGATATACAAACAGTAAATGTTAACACACTTGCGTAACTCGCATTAACAGCTCCTGCTTAAACAAGCGCAAAGGACACCTCACCTGAATTTCTTGAAGCGCTGAGGATCCTTCTTGAAGAGCTCCGGAATACTGAGCTTCTTCCCATCAGTGTCATAGTATTCGCGGAGCTTCTTGAAGGCGGGATCGTCTAAGAGGAAGTGGTCTTGAGCAAATGTGGCCATAACTATGACTTCCCAGCAAAGCGAAATGCCCTCAGTCGAAGACGCCGTCTTCAGCGGCGATTAAGCGGCGACTGATGGCTTTCCGCCGGTGCAAGCCAGTAAGACAGCCAATCCAGCAGCTGTCAAATAACACAGCAAATAGGGAGGGTGAGGGCTTCCGGATCTTTTGGCTCGTTTGGTATGGAAGGTGAAGGCAGTAGAAACAGAATGAAGAACCAACTGTAAAAAGTGAAGGCTTTGACAGCAGTGAAAGCGTGAAAAGGTGGGCAAGAGGAGAGTAAAGAGAGAGGTGAGCTCAAACTCCGCCCATAGTGAACGCAGCTCCTCCTACTTTGGAGGGAGATTCAAATGCTTGGACCGCAAGTAAGCAATCTTGCGGGCGACGATGACAAGCGACGCGATGATGCgcctgtcgcgttcgctcgtcgcctacaagtcgaaCCCCACGTGAGCGATGATTTTGATCGAcatgatgtacatccagttccggcttcgcgctctTGGCCTgccgctcatagcacttctgggcgacgagcgacgaattttATACATATTTCCAGAACCGATCGATCTGGTGCGctatcggagatctttgttcgatagcGTCCTGTTCGGTTGCTggaacgtcacaaagttgcagtatgcaacaTGTGCGGGAACgtggcggagagagcagccaatcggcaagcggtgaactcccctgaagtttacttccctcgtgTGTCGCCTGCTTGCAGagagtatactacaaaacgaaatgctTCTCGTCTTTCAACCAATGAAATCGTTATCTAAAAAtgattttttcttctcaaggtcaaacacgttttcaaatagtagtagttgtgactactacaatttataactattcGTTTCTCTGCGTCTTCCCTAGATGGTGTCGagcacagcgagaaaaaaaaaggggggggggggggggtgaagaaaCGACAGGAACAGTGGCGCAcgtttcaagaggcagcaacaacattccagtggctcgctggcacccgatgatgggcttgatttcgctgtacaaccaaggcactatttgtttcgagaaacgaaagcgacgtcggaattcgctttctgccatttcttcaaacgcgcttCGCAGCTCCActccacgacctactggaactccagacctgcgcagatatccggcttctatgggagcagcttgcgcccactttcgttcaaccgatggccgtaggtggcgcttttataacctgtccgtctgctacgcggtgggtggctgtgcggcgttgtaattagtacggcagctgttgtgttgtgactaactgcttgtctagttgatgatttttgctaacacagtgacagtgatgtcacaaggctttgatcggtcacttggctccaaaagttgactgcccgaacctaaaaaatgtcggagcgtgtagtccgctgctctctaaaaaagcgttaaatagccgctcctattgcctttttcaagcagattgTTATAAATCACATGgtgtatagagttcgcaacgtacacaacagtttcattgtacatgttgtaaaattcgcttctgcgctctttaggaacttgaaaccaccgtaatgttcgacgacagaacgattatCACTCATTTTAcctcttaaaagttgtccgtgaatgcgtcgtgaGTTCAAGAAGTGAATtgcgcacacagcttcactgcgtacgtatcttaagcaccaccgttatgctgccgccgtaccacgcagaaaagctagctttacagtttgaaaagagttccgtgacacgatttaGGGCCTTCaatgcagcacgttttaaagcactgggatcgcttaattttttgcaagctttctactgagctagacattcaacgacattaaaaacaagatatgctcaccttcccttgaaacagaatcgatcagcctattgcacatatcggtcggaggacttactcgtgaatactaattactatacttttaccagatcatctgcatttcactacggcacacagcagtaaatcctactGTCATCTACAACATTAGGCTATCTTTAATCAACTAAAagaagctagattatcctatgaacctttttaaataatttttccagtctcttgcggaggctaggaaagggaaactagcattgcagctgccacctatgctcgttgtttacatttcttgcaccgctcctcctcttctagtttcactattcaaacgcaaagcattcgcaaatatgttttcttttgtatatttgtgaatttattcatttaccgccaatacaagtgctttgtgcctgccgaaatggcaagacaagcgctgaacagatcgcagaagcagacgacagcgaacaggttataactagcgccactctgctcgtacgttctttccctagcggcaaaaggggcgaactagaccaggcgtgctggaggagaGAAATCTGTGCAAGTcgggagttcagtaggtcgtgctcCACTCGCTCTTCTTCCTCGTCGAGCAATGCCAGCGCAACAATCGAAGTACCCATGGAAGTACCCAAcacaagcgccattttctagaattaatctatggattggatccaaacgtgccattccACAGCCGCAGTCGCcgggttggatccaatccaatccacaagacgcgccatgcgaagccggtctcgtaaaaGCGTATGGTCGCTTCCCgactcccgtcgggttcggcgcccagcctagcagacgacgtgctcggttgcacgatgattgacaggagcgtgtcgtcattttgacgtcgcCGAAAACGTgaccgcgccccgcggctggcgacgtcggcgcggagtaggccaatcgcgcgcgccggaaccgaacgaacgcgccg encodes the following:
- the Pgi gene encoding glucose-6-phosphate isomerase, which translates into the protein MATFAQDHFLLDDPAFKKLREYYDTDGKKLSIPELFKKDPQRFKKFSIKLNTPDSGVILFDYSKNIISEEVLAKLFDLVKSRKVALARDAMFRGEKINFTEGRAVLHIALRNRSNTPILVDGKDVMPSVNAVLKHMREFSDSVRKGEWKGYSGKSITDVVNIGIGGSDLGPLMVTEALQPYQCGPNVHFVSNIDGTHLAKTLKNLSAETTLFIIASKTFTTQETITNAQSAKEWLMNHTKNPADVAKHFVALSTNAPKVKDFGIDEKNMFEFWDWVGGRYSLWSAIGLSIALFVGMDNFEKLLGGAHFMDQHFLKAPVEGNIPIVLAVLGFWYHNFFGAESHALLPYDQYMHRFAAYFQQGDMESNGKYITRSGKRVSYTTGPIVWGEPGTNGQHAFYQLIHQGTRLIPCDFIAPVKTHNPISHGTHHEILLANFLAQPEALMKGKTKEEARAELEKTGMSKDLLEKILPHKVFEGNRPTNSIVVDKVTPFNLGMLIAMYEHKIFTQGIMWDINSFDQWGVELGKQLAKVIEPELKGKNEVSTHDSSTNGLINFIKSFN